A window of Prolixibacter sp. SD074 contains these coding sequences:
- a CDS encoding YgiQ family radical SAM protein, with the protein MSQYLNKAGMSGWLPTSVKEMKALGWDAPDVILFTGDAYVDHPSFGAAVIGRILEAAGLRVAIVPQPNWTDDLRDFKKLGEPRMFFGVTAGNMDSMVNHYTANRRRRSNDAYTPGGRACARPDYASVVYTNILKKLYPDVPVILGGIEASLRRLTHYDYWSDKLKPGILEESGADLLFYGMAEKSISEFARLVQRGVPVQSLTNIPQTAFILPSGENYATKSDWEGLDLNAHEACLTDKKKFAANFRYIEEESNRWQAKKLVQQVGKRQIVVNPPWPPLSTKEIDQVYDLPFTRLPHPRYNGKGVIPAYEMIRHSINIHRGCFGGCSFCTISAHQGKFVVSRSEKSVMKEVEAVVNMPDFKGNISDLGGPSANMYRMGGKDLELCRQCKRPSCLYPSVCKNLETDHRPLTGLYQKVAGFSGVKKAFIGSGIRYDLAFHETGDAKKDEGNLEYLREVIRHHVSGRLKVAPEHASDEVLDVMRKPSFELFRRLTAFFHAVNRKEGLNQQLIPYFISSHPGSSLEAMAELAAETKDLDFKLEQVQDFTPTPMTVATVVYYSGYHPYTLEKVSVPRTENEKLAQRKFFFWYKKEYRNSLKQELQRLNRPDLEKRLFDVQPLPSGEKRDQSKRS; encoded by the coding sequence TTGAGTCAGTATTTGAATAAAGCGGGAATGTCCGGATGGTTGCCTACATCGGTTAAAGAGATGAAGGCATTGGGATGGGATGCACCGGATGTTATCCTGTTCACAGGTGATGCGTATGTAGACCATCCGTCATTTGGGGCGGCGGTTATCGGGCGTATCCTGGAAGCGGCCGGATTACGGGTGGCCATTGTGCCGCAACCTAACTGGACCGACGATTTACGGGACTTCAAAAAGCTGGGCGAACCTCGTATGTTTTTTGGCGTTACCGCCGGAAATATGGATTCGATGGTGAACCATTACACCGCCAATCGCCGTCGCCGTTCCAACGATGCGTATACGCCGGGAGGCAGGGCATGCGCCCGTCCCGATTATGCTTCGGTGGTTTATACCAATATTCTCAAAAAGCTCTATCCGGATGTCCCGGTAATATTAGGAGGGATCGAGGCTTCACTGCGCCGCCTGACCCATTACGATTACTGGTCGGATAAACTTAAACCGGGAATTCTGGAAGAGAGTGGTGCCGATTTGCTTTTTTATGGCATGGCCGAAAAATCCATTTCAGAATTTGCCCGGCTGGTACAACGTGGCGTGCCGGTGCAATCGCTGACCAATATTCCACAAACCGCTTTTATTCTTCCGTCGGGAGAAAATTATGCCACCAAATCCGATTGGGAAGGGCTTGACCTGAATGCGCATGAGGCGTGTCTGACGGATAAAAAGAAGTTTGCTGCCAATTTTCGGTACATCGAAGAAGAGTCGAACCGGTGGCAGGCGAAGAAACTCGTTCAGCAGGTTGGGAAACGGCAAATAGTAGTCAATCCGCCGTGGCCACCGCTTTCCACCAAAGAAATCGATCAGGTTTACGATTTGCCGTTTACCCGTTTACCCCATCCTCGTTACAACGGGAAAGGAGTAATTCCCGCCTACGAAATGATCCGGCATTCCATTAACATCCATCGCGGATGTTTTGGAGGCTGCTCGTTTTGCACCATTTCAGCGCACCAGGGGAAGTTTGTGGTTTCCCGTTCCGAGAAATCGGTGATGAAAGAGGTGGAAGCGGTTGTGAACATGCCCGACTTTAAAGGTAATATTTCCGATTTGGGTGGCCCATCGGCTAACATGTATCGCATGGGCGGCAAGGATTTGGAGCTTTGCCGGCAGTGCAAGCGGCCTTCCTGTCTTTATCCGTCGGTTTGCAAAAACCTGGAAACCGATCACCGTCCGTTAACGGGTTTGTACCAAAAAGTAGCTGGTTTTTCCGGAGTAAAGAAAGCGTTTATTGGTAGCGGTATTCGTTACGATTTGGCTTTTCACGAAACCGGGGATGCAAAAAAGGATGAAGGCAACCTGGAGTATCTCCGTGAAGTGATACGCCACCATGTTTCCGGTCGCTTGAAAGTAGCGCCCGAACACGCATCGGATGAGGTACTGGATGTGATGCGGAAGCCTTCGTTTGAGCTGTTTCGTCGGTTAACCGCTTTTTTTCATGCGGTGAACCGGAAAGAGGGACTAAATCAACAATTGATTCCTTACTTCATTTCCAGCCACCCGGGAAGTTCGCTTGAAGCAATGGCTGAACTGGCGGCTGAAACCAAGGACTTGGATTTTAAACTGGAACAGGTACAGGATTTTACACCAACGCCTATGACAGTTGCGACGGTGGTTTATTATTCGGGATACCATCCCTACACACTTGAAAAGGTATCCGTTCCCCGAACGGAGAATGAGAAACTGGCACAAAGGAAGTTTTTCTTTTGGTATAAAAAGGAATACCGAAATTCGCTAAAACAGGAGTTACAGCGACTCAACCGGCCCGACCTGGAGAAACGGTTGTTTGATGTACAACCACTGCCTTCCGGGGAAAAAAGAGATCAATCCAAACGAAGTTAA
- a CDS encoding lysophospholipid acyltransferase family protein, producing the protein MGIVNSKDLVKASPFIQYLGGEYFAKFLMHLLRFNELNTLYDEIGNKSGIEFVDALIDYLDIRLEFNPQDLERIPATGGLITVSNHPFGGIDGILLIKLLSMVRHDQKVLANFLLKKVEPISEFFFAVNPFENMPEAGSSLSGMKAAIDHIREGGVLSIFPAGEVSTSYNSANFIADREWLFPAIKFIRKADVPVVPVFFHGTNSRMFHWLGRIHPTLRTARLASELLNKKGKTIKVRIGNPIPVKEQHLFTDIHQYGRYLRSKTYCLDTGLEVKRFFNYSLKRKRKPEEIIAPAPREAILEEVRNLNPDFLLFDIKNYSIFCAPSELMPNIVHEIGRLREITFREVGEGTNRATDLDEFDLYYNQMFIWDRDEEKIVGAYRIGKGADILRQFGVQGFYSQSLFRMKKGFKDTLNQSLELGRSFIVEEYQRKPLPLFLLWKGILYFLLRNPEYRYLLGPVSISNTYSEKSKELIIRYIMANFFDYKRAKHIRPRNRHKVTTPDENLNVALENMTDDIRSLDKFIGDIDEYNKGLPVLLKKYLGLNAKIIGFNVDPKFNNCLDGLLILDLFDVPHQTIVSLSKEANDMSILERFYSNTETDKAKE; encoded by the coding sequence ATGGGAATCGTTAACTCTAAAGACCTGGTCAAGGCCAGTCCATTCATCCAATATCTTGGAGGCGAATATTTTGCCAAATTTTTAATGCACCTCCTTCGTTTCAATGAGTTAAATACACTCTACGACGAGATTGGAAATAAATCAGGTATTGAATTCGTCGATGCCCTAATCGATTATCTCGACATCCGTCTTGAATTTAATCCACAGGATCTGGAACGCATTCCGGCAACCGGCGGATTAATTACGGTCTCGAACCATCCGTTTGGAGGTATCGATGGCATTTTGCTCATCAAACTATTGTCGATGGTCCGCCACGACCAGAAGGTACTGGCCAATTTTTTATTGAAGAAGGTAGAGCCCATCAGTGAGTTTTTTTTCGCTGTCAACCCGTTTGAGAATATGCCCGAAGCAGGCTCCAGTTTGAGCGGAATGAAAGCTGCAATAGACCACATTCGTGAAGGTGGTGTACTTAGTATTTTCCCGGCCGGGGAAGTGTCGACCAGTTACAATTCAGCCAATTTTATTGCCGACCGCGAATGGTTGTTTCCGGCCATAAAATTTATCAGGAAAGCAGATGTGCCGGTAGTTCCTGTCTTTTTCCACGGAACCAACAGCCGGATGTTTCATTGGCTGGGACGCATTCATCCAACACTGCGAACAGCCAGGCTGGCATCCGAACTCCTCAACAAAAAAGGAAAAACCATTAAAGTACGTATAGGCAATCCTATTCCTGTAAAAGAGCAACATTTGTTCACCGATATTCATCAATACGGCCGTTATCTTCGATCGAAGACCTACTGTCTCGATACCGGCCTGGAGGTCAAACGCTTTTTCAATTATTCACTGAAAAGAAAAAGAAAACCGGAAGAAATCATTGCACCGGCACCCAGGGAGGCAATTCTGGAAGAGGTCCGCAACCTGAATCCGGATTTCCTGCTCTTCGATATTAAAAACTATTCGATCTTTTGTGCGCCATCGGAGCTGATGCCCAACATCGTGCATGAAATTGGAAGGCTGCGCGAAATTACCTTCCGGGAAGTGGGTGAAGGCACCAACCGGGCGACCGACCTCGATGAATTTGACCTGTATTACAACCAGATGTTTATCTGGGACCGGGACGAAGAGAAGATTGTCGGTGCCTATCGCATCGGAAAGGGGGCTGATATCCTCCGGCAATTTGGCGTCCAGGGCTTTTATTCCCAAAGCCTTTTCCGAATGAAAAAAGGTTTTAAAGATACGCTTAACCAGTCGCTGGAACTGGGCCGGTCGTTTATTGTAGAAGAGTACCAGCGTAAACCATTGCCACTGTTCCTGCTCTGGAAAGGAATCCTTTATTTTCTCCTGCGTAACCCCGAATACAGGTATTTGCTTGGTCCGGTAAGCATCAGCAACACCTATTCGGAGAAATCGAAGGAATTGATTATTCGTTACATCATGGCAAACTTTTTCGATTACAAAAGGGCCAAACATATTCGCCCACGAAACCGGCACAAAGTAACGACCCCGGATGAAAACCTGAATGTAGCGCTGGAGAATATGACAGATGATATCCGTTCGCTGGACAAGTTCATCGGCGACATCGACGAATACAACAAAGGATTGCCGGTACTGCTGAAAAAATACCTCGGGCTGAATGCCAAAATTATCGGCTTCAATGTCGACCCTAAATTCAATAACTGCCTCGATGGGCTGCTTATTCTCGACCTGTTCGATGTACCTCACCAAACCATCGTCTCTTTGTCGAAGGAGGCCAATGACATGAGCATTCTGGAACGGTTTTATTCCAATACCGAAACCGATAAAGCCAAAGAGTAA
- a CDS encoding indolepyruvate oxidoreductase subunit beta, whose product MKCDIVLAGVGGQGILSIAAVLGMAAVENNLYLKQAETHGMSQRGGAVQSYLRLSDNPIYSDLIPAGEADIILSVEPMESLRYLPFLSKKGYVVTNTTPFVNIPDYPELDKVLGEVKKQRHHIAIDADKVAKEVGNSRASNMVMLGAASPFIDIPIELIEEGIRKIFTRKGEDIVNLNLEALRSGRKFAKENR is encoded by the coding sequence ATGAAATGTGATATTGTATTGGCAGGCGTTGGCGGACAGGGCATTTTATCGATTGCCGCTGTACTTGGCATGGCTGCCGTTGAAAACAATTTATACCTCAAACAGGCCGAAACGCACGGTATGAGCCAGCGCGGTGGAGCTGTTCAATCGTACCTGCGATTGTCGGACAATCCCATTTATTCGGATTTAATTCCGGCTGGAGAAGCCGATATTATCCTTTCGGTCGAGCCTATGGAATCGCTTCGTTATCTGCCTTTCCTGTCGAAAAAAGGGTATGTGGTGACCAACACCACGCCTTTTGTGAATATCCCGGATTATCCGGAATTGGACAAGGTGCTGGGCGAAGTGAAAAAACAACGGCATCACATCGCTATCGATGCCGATAAAGTAGCCAAAGAAGTTGGTAATTCCCGCGCATCGAACATGGTGATGCTGGGTGCCGCTTCACCCTTTATCGATATTCCAATCGAACTCATCGAAGAAGGAATTCGCAAAATCTTCACGCGGAAAGGGGAGGATATCGTGAATCTGAACCTGGAAGCCTTACGTTCCGGAAGAAAATTCGCGAAAGAAAACCGCTAA
- a CDS encoding thiamine pyrophosphate-dependent enzyme — MTKKLLLGAEAIGQGAIDGGMSGVYAYPGTPSTEITEYVQENKVAKERNIHREWSANEKTAMEAALGMSYAGKRTMVCMKHVGLNVAADAFVNSAITGVNGGLIVTVADDPSMHSSQNEQDSRFYGKFSMLPILEPSDQQEAYEMARTGFELSEKLGVPVLLRITTRLAHSRAGVETVEPMPENRGSLPKDPRQFVLLPAIARVRYAGLLEKQGSFRECAEKAPFNQFFDGEDKSLGIICCGITYNYLKENYPDECPYPHVKLSQYPLPEDMLKKMEEQVDEILVLEEGYPLVEEMLSGFFCRGRRILGRLDGTLPRMGELNPDHVAKALGIPVKEGGKAPDMLANRPPALCKGCSHHDTYKALNLVMEPFGDGHVFSDIGCYTLGALPPYSSINSCVDMGASITMAKGAADAGLFPSVAVIGDSTFTHSGMTGLLDAVNEKTPITVLICDNESVSMTGGQDSAALGKIESICLGLGVDPDHLHTIEAHRKNHDKLVELLEKEVNYEGVSVIIPRRECIQKAARRIRAEKMKREQNA; from the coding sequence ATGACTAAAAAATTACTGCTCGGGGCGGAGGCCATCGGACAGGGCGCGATCGACGGGGGAATGTCGGGCGTCTATGCCTATCCCGGGACTCCTTCTACCGAAATAACCGAATATGTTCAGGAAAACAAGGTGGCGAAGGAGCGCAACATTCACCGTGAATGGTCTGCCAACGAGAAGACGGCTATGGAAGCAGCGCTGGGCATGTCGTATGCCGGCAAGCGTACGATGGTCTGCATGAAACATGTTGGACTGAACGTGGCCGCTGATGCATTTGTTAATTCAGCCATTACCGGTGTAAACGGCGGATTGATTGTCACCGTTGCCGACGACCCCTCGATGCACTCGTCCCAGAACGAACAGGATTCCCGCTTTTACGGAAAATTTTCCATGCTTCCCATTTTGGAACCATCCGATCAACAAGAGGCTTATGAAATGGCCCGTACCGGCTTTGAATTATCCGAAAAGCTGGGCGTACCGGTTTTGCTGCGTATTACTACTCGTTTGGCACATTCGCGTGCCGGCGTTGAAACAGTAGAACCGATGCCGGAAAATAGAGGTTCATTACCGAAAGACCCAAGACAATTTGTGTTGCTTCCAGCCATTGCCCGTGTACGGTATGCCGGCTTGCTGGAAAAGCAGGGATCCTTCCGCGAATGCGCGGAGAAAGCGCCATTTAACCAATTTTTTGATGGCGAGGACAAAAGCCTCGGCATTATTTGCTGCGGCATTACCTATAATTACCTGAAGGAAAACTACCCGGACGAATGTCCGTATCCGCACGTAAAACTGAGCCAGTATCCATTGCCGGAAGATATGCTGAAAAAGATGGAGGAGCAGGTGGATGAAATTCTGGTGCTGGAAGAAGGTTACCCGCTGGTGGAAGAGATGTTGAGCGGATTCTTCTGTCGTGGCCGTCGCATTCTGGGCCGCCTTGACGGAACATTACCGCGTATGGGGGAATTAAATCCCGACCATGTCGCGAAAGCATTGGGCATTCCTGTTAAAGAAGGCGGAAAAGCGCCGGATATGCTGGCCAACCGTCCACCGGCGCTGTGCAAAGGCTGCAGCCATCATGATACCTACAAAGCATTGAATTTGGTGATGGAGCCATTTGGCGACGGACACGTGTTCTCCGATATCGGCTGTTACACGCTGGGTGCCTTGCCACCCTACTCATCTATCAACTCCTGTGTCGATATGGGGGCATCGATCACCATGGCGAAAGGTGCGGCTGATGCCGGTTTGTTCCCATCGGTTGCTGTGATTGGCGATTCCACGTTTACTCACTCTGGAATGACCGGTTTGCTGGACGCTGTGAATGAGAAAACTCCGATTACGGTACTGATTTGTGACAATGAATCGGTTTCGATGACCGGCGGACAAGATTCTGCAGCTTTGGGCAAAATTGAATCCATATGTCTTGGCCTGGGCGTTGATCCGGATCATCTGCACACCATTGAAGCGCATCGCAAAAATCACGATAAGTTGGTAGAATTGCTCGAAAAAGAAGTGAATTATGAAGGTGTGTCAGTGATTATTCCCAGGAGAGAATGTATACAAAAAGCAGCTCGTCGCATCCGCGCTGAAAAGATGAAGCGTGAGCAAAACGCTTAG
- a CDS encoding secondary thiamine-phosphate synthase enzyme YjbQ yields MMKQFEITLSPYRRGYHLITSEIQRQLPELPKVGVVHLLIKHTSAALSLNENADPSVRDDFESFMNKLVPGNDPVFTHVLEGPDDMPAHLKSSLLGASLTIPVTNGRLNLGTWQGIYLCEFRNHGGSRKIVVTIIGE; encoded by the coding sequence ATGATGAAGCAATTCGAAATTACCCTTTCACCATACAGGCGGGGTTACCATTTAATCACGAGTGAAATTCAGCGACAGCTTCCGGAGTTGCCCAAAGTAGGAGTGGTCCATTTGCTCATCAAACATACCTCGGCGGCGCTTTCGCTGAATGAAAATGCCGATCCATCGGTGCGGGATGATTTTGAATCGTTCATGAACAAACTGGTTCCGGGGAATGATCCGGTTTTTACACACGTACTGGAAGGTCCGGATGATATGCCGGCCCACCTGAAGTCGTCCCTTCTCGGCGCAAGCCTGACCATCCCTGTAACAAATGGCCGTTTGAACCTGGGGACCTGGCAGGGAATTTATCTATGTGAATTCCGTAACCATGGAGGTTCGCGAAAGATTGTGGTGACGATCATTGGGGAATAA